The DNA sequence TCATGCCGGCCGCGAGACGTTGGCCAGCCCGTCCCGAGAGGACGGAAGACGCCCTGTTACCCCTTGGCAGTTCATCCCTCCTTGCTTAAGGGTCCTGACCCAAACGGGGTGTCCACAGACATGTGCAACGATAAATATAGGAACAGGTTGCTATATTGGGCGATAGCCTCCATGCAGCCGTGGATGAGGTGCAGCTCCTTTAACACGACGTCACCTCCACCGTTCAACGTCCCCCTGAGCGTCTAtttcatcctcgccatcaccgccCATTCATTTCACTCACTCGGAGTCCCCGATGGTTTCAAGTGGTACTTTTCGATCCTGGCTAAGCCTATCAAGCAAGCACCTTGGTTAACGCCCTGCAAAATGAACTGGGTAACCTCACACTTCCCCACCTGCTTGCTGCTCGAAGCGCCCATGCCCAGTGTTCCATGGCTcagatcctcctctccagcctGGCTTGTCGTCGAGCTCGATTGCAGGTCTCGGACGTCGATGATGCATTGGTGTTTGACAGTCACACAGTTGTACCCCACTGGCCGGCGCTTCTACACGCTACAGCATCTCTTGAGAAATTTGATTTGTGGCACGatcaatctcatccatctctcTGCACATGAAACCGCATACAGGTTCAAGTGAGACCCTGTTTCGCCGCTCCCTAGGCCCACCTTTGTGACGGATCTCAAATCGACAACTACCGGACTTGGTACGGCCTCTTGTTGTCATCTCCGTCTGAAGGGACCCCTGCGTCTCCTGCAGGAACGTTTCTCGGTTGTCTCTCGGATGCGTCAAGTCACTGGCGCGTCGAGCCATGTATAGAGATACTTTGACGATACATTGTCCTACTTCTTCTGTCGTTTGGCGCTCTTGTCACTTGTACCGCTCAAGACACTCGCACTGCGTTTCTGCGGGGCACCGCTGCTACCTGGACGGTCATCCTTGTCGACCTCATTTGCATCCTTGGTCGAGGCCTCCGGGCCTTTAGCCGTGGGGGCAGCTGCTTCTGCAGAGTCCTTCTTTTCGTTGCCGGCGGGTGTTTCAGATGTGACGTCTTCGCCGTTGGGTTTATCTGCAGCGTCACTTTTCGCTGCAGCTGCCTTTccggcatcatcctcgtccttcttctcttcggccttctccttttctGATTCCGGTTCCGGTTCGGGGGGTGCCATGGCCTTTTCCCGCTCTGCCTTCTTTGCCTGCTcaaccttgatctcggcgtCGATCTTATCCGATACCTTACGAGCATCGAGCAGACTGTTGACAGCTCCAAGAAGCATCTCGTACTGATgcgtcgtcgctgctgtGGGCATGGCGAGCTTGCTAGGCACGTCCAGTTCGTTGAGCACATTGGTGATGCGCATCTGTTGCTGGTTCGACTTGTGAGAGAACAACTTGTTGATCCTCTCTGTCCGGAACGTCGGTCCAGAGCCAAGTCGATCATGGTGCGTGACACCATACAGTAcctcttcttggcttgtAAGTTTGCGgcgttcttgttgttgttgctggccCTTCTTGTTATTGGGAGCAGTGGGCGTAGGTGTAGGTCCAATAGACTCGCGATGGCCAGTAGAGGCCGCCGTGCTCTCCCGTCTACCAGACTCCTGGGTAGCGGCGGCCGCTGCGgccgcggctgctgctgctgcagttTGTGGGGGCGCAGGGCTGGCACCGTCGCCGGGCATCAGTGACTTTCGTTTCTTCGACTTGTCGGCGCTCATGAGATTCTGTAGTAGATTCTGCAAGCCAGCGGATGACTTGAAGGCGTTGATGTCGGTGTCGGCACGGGGATAATCGAGGCGGTGGTACAACTCGCGGCGTTCGTCGTTGAAACGCTCACTACGTGCCAATATGCGTTTGATCTCCAACAAGAGCGATTCCTCCTCTCGGGCTTCCTCGCGAGATCGTGTCAGGGCGTTGAGAGCGAACTCCTTCCGTAGTCTCTCCTGTTGTGGGTTGAAGTGTGCCATAAGCTCGTGGAGTGCAAACTCAGGTTGTGTCATGTACTGGACGGGCTTCTgcgccgccatcatcttggaggCAACCTCGTAGTACCGGGCCTTGAGGTCTTCCAGAGTACGTGAGCGCGTGGCCGGCACGATGGCCTTGCTCTCGTCGCCGTCAGCGTTGGCTTCGCCATTGGTTGCGGGAGGATTCCACTCGTATCGATCCCATATCAATGGCCATCGAAGGTCAAAGTCGCGTGCCAGCTCGAGCAGATAGtccgtctcctccttggtccaATCTCCATGTTGCAGTGACTGCTGGTATTGGCCGTCGCTGTATTGGGGCACCGATACCTGCACATTGTACTTTGCGAATGCGgaatcctccatctccttggtTTGATCCGTCCTGTCCCCCTCGGCGTCCTGTCCATCTTGAGAATCGCCCTCTGGCTTGTCgtccttcctcctccagtGTCGCAGTGTCAGGTCTGAGGATCCGCGCGCCGAGTTCTTAAATGGCCGCATCTCCCATCGCGCGGCGGGCTTGCGGCTCGCGAAGCGCCGCTTCTTGAAGTGTGTGACCTCGgggacgatggcgatggggtTGTCGCCGCCCAGGTTGTGAACCTCGCGCGCGAGGCCCTTGAGGTTCGGCCTCGGGGCCGAGaacttttgcttcttggccggtCGGGGACCAGAAGACCCGTCGGGCAGGTTGAGGACATCGCGGACGTCGGAGGAAGTCATGATgggcgtgtgtgtgtgcttGTCGTCGGGATATATGCAGGACGGTCGGGGGAGGGTCTAGACAAAGGCTTCCATCACCAAAACCATCAAAATCAATCGCTCTATGTTGCGCTTGAATTAATCGAGCCAAGAAACGGGCGCATCAATTATTCGGTTGAATTTTGGCTGGAGCGGAAATCGACATGTTGGACGCGTCAAGTTTTGGGGAGCGGGCGTAGGTTTGGTAAAGTTTAGCCAGCATCAGATAGCGGGTGGAGACATCCATGTCCATTGGTTATCACGTGATGGTGACTTCCCCCCTGACAGGCCGATGTTCGAACGTGGCAGCTTCGCGGGCGCCAAAAGTTCAAGGGGAGAGGTGTTAGACTCCTTGGGTACAACCTCATCTCGCAcactcgactcgactcgactcgacacATCGACGGCCCTCTCGAACCTCCCCCTCCAATTGCGCCCCCCGATCGACTTTTAGCGCATTGTCTTGTTTACGAGCCCGCCCATCATGAAGTTCCTCCTGCCCCTGCTGTCGCTCAGCGCAGCTGCGAATGCGCTGCACTTCTTCATCGACGGCGTCACCCCCAAGTGTTTCTACGAGGAGCTCCCCAAGGACACTCTTGTCGTGGGACACTACACCGCCGAGGAGTGGGATGATCGGGTCAACGCCTGGGTCAAGCACGACGGCATCAGCATCTACATCAATGTCGACGTACGTTGAAAGCCCTCCTTGAAGTAATCCCCATGTGCTTCATGACAGCCATGCTCACACTTATCACCAGGAAATCTTCGACAACGACCACCGTGTCGTCTCCCAGCGCGGCGCTGCCTCGGGCCGCTTCACCTTCTccgccgccgacgccggAGACCACAAGCTGTGCTTCACGCCGTCGTCCAACTCTGGTCGCACCGGCTggacctcggcctcgaaaCCCAACGGCGGCATCAAGCTgaccctcgacctcgtcaTCGGCGAGACCAACCAGATCGAGAGCAGCGACAAGGGAAAGATCCAGGACATCACAACACGTGTCAAGGACCTCAACGCCCGCCTCAACGACATCCGAAGAGAGCAGGTCTTCCAGCGTGTAAGTGACAACTATCCCTTGAGTCGGTTGATACGACTAGGTCAAGAAGAGGCACCAGAAAGCTAACCACATCACGTACAGGAGCGAGAGGCCGAGTTCCGAGATCAGTCCGAGTCTACAAACGCCCGTGTCATCCGCTGGATCgtcatccagctcatcgtcctcggcgtCACCTGCGCCTGGCAGCTCTCGCATCTCcgatccttcttcatcaagcaGAAGCTCACTTAATCTAATCGTTTCCGGGGTGCAATTCGGGTTCTGCAGCTCATGCAAGGTTAGAGCCTTGTCTGTATGGCTGGCTGGGTGTGGAAGAGATAGCCATGGATGGGAATAGTGGCAACAAAATTTTGGCATTAGATGTTCACAGGGAATGGACTCCCTTTAGATGATGCCGTGTAATGTTACATATACGTGATGATACTTTATACTTGTGTGCAGTTTAAGTTTATTCAAAGAAATGGATGGATAAGACTATCAGTGTTGAAAAAAGGAGCGACAACGCCTTTTTTTCCCATTATAAGATTCAGACAAAAAACTCCCTATAGTGCTCTATCTTCATTTCACGACAAATCAccaagctgcttcttccaaagtgaacaacaacaacaacgacaaaAAAGACCAGACTCATCATCCCCACACCTCCTTCTTGCTACCCCTACCTACTCTACCCTCCCCTACCATACCATACCCTAGTAACTACACCAGACAAGACTGGAGACGCTCGCTCGCCCTCGTCTCGCTTTGCCTCACCACCCTCAGGTCGCTCAAGAGTGGCTTTCGTCTGGGTAGGTGATTACGCACAGAGAGATTATAGACAGCGTCATGAGAAATACGACTAAGAAACACCGAACCAGACCCAAAATGCTGCCCTGCTCGATCTCCTTGCGCCGTGCTGCGCTGGAAGATTAAACGTGGTTTAGTATAGTTTCGTGATGGAATGCCAGAcataataaaaaaaggaaagCCCATTCCCAACTCCAAGACCAGATTTGCTTCCCCTGGTGGGCGGTCCTAGAAAGATACCTCGGTGTATCAGTTCAGGAGACAGAGGAAATCTATGGTAGCGACATGATGAGGtccgagtttgaggagatCCAGGTTCCAGAGCCAAGTCTCGATACTCAAGCAAATGGACGTCGCCGCATCCGTTGTAGGAGCATTACCCACCGAGCCGGGTCGCCATGGGTGTCGAGGTCCAGGAAGCAAGTGTAACAAGATTTGCTCCAGGTGGGCGTTTTATCCAGCAACCACATCCCCTTGTGACCGTTTGGGgacatcatcctcaagctcaggACTGTCATTGAGACACAGATCCTGAAGCACAACGCCGCAGCAatgaagaaagaaagaaaaccGTAGCCATCAACCACCCCTATTTAACCGCAGCAGAGCGTCTTCAtcagcttctggaagccaCTGGGCTGAGGGTTGGCAGGCTGGTCGCTAGGCTGGGCGAGCTGCGTCGCCGGTCCCTGCTGGGAGGTCCTCGGCTGGGGCAGGTTCTGGGCGCTGTTCTGGAACTGTGCCTGGGTTGAGCCAGTTGGCGTGGCCATGTCCCGAAGACCCCCAACCCCGCTCCCCCTCTGCGCCGACAAGGCGCCGGGGGCGCTTGGCCGATCTCTCTGCTTGCCCATCTGCTTGAtcggagacggaggagggggttGCGCGGCGTTTAAACGGCTGACAGTAAGGTTTTGCGCTTGTTGGTGAGAGTTCGTATTCCCGGGACGGTGGCCGCTGTGCAGCTCCATCTGCGAGGGGCCAGGCCGCACATTGGGGTTGTGCAGATACGCGGCGTTGTGGTTCTTCGAGTCCCATCCCTTTCCCGAATCCTTGGAGATCTTCATCCAGTCGTactcgccatcctcaacctcgccggTCGTCTTCAGGGCCTGGGTGAAAAGCTCTCGGAGATAGTCGTAGTCGGGAGTATCCTCGAAGCCCAAGTTACGGACATAGGTAAGATACTTGTTGAACTCCTCGGGGAAGCCCTCGGCCAAGTCCTTAATCGCCGTcgtctgcttcttctcaccGATCTTCTCGTACTTTTGCTTGTTGGTGGCAGCTTTCAGGCCCTGCCAGGGGAGTCCTCCACGGAGGAAGTACAGGAAGACGTGGCcgagggcctcgaggtcgtctcgtcgagactGCTCACGACCAAGATGAGTGTTGATACTCATGTATCGAGCAGTTCCGGAAAGCGACTTTCGCTCGCGATAAGGGATGTGTTGCTTCGTCTTCGGGTCACGGTACTGCTTGGCCATGCCGAAGTCGACCACATGGATAACGCTAGAGGCCTTGGTGCCGGGGCGGCCAATGAGGAAGTTGTCGGGCTTGATATCACGATAGATGAGGTTCTTCTCGTGAATTGTCTGGACCCTGGACAACATCTGCTTGGCCACCATGACGACGGTCTTGATGGAAAACCTCCTACCACAATGGTCGAAAAGGTCCTCAAGAGATGGACCAAGCAGGTCGATCACGAGGATGTTGTGAAGTCCTTCCTGACCGAAGTAGTACACATTAGGAATACCAGCTAAATCAGAAATTAGCATCATGCAAGTTATATGTTCGAATGAGATGGTTCTCACGGCATCCAACAAGGATCTTGTACGTTCGGTACTCATCTCGCAGCTGAGGAGCATCACTCTTGCGAGGTTCCTAGAAACAGTGTTAGATTCATGGGGAAGACAGATAATGCAAATCGTCAGGCGACTCACGAATTTGATAGCAActtgttggttgttgagCAGATTGGTGCCCTCAAAAATAACACCAAACGAACCCTCTCCGATCTTCTTTCCCACCCTATAGTGAACTCCAACCACGTTggaagacgacgaagccATTGCGGCGGTAGTGGCGGTCACCGGACCACCTTGAAGAATGTCTAGGCAGAGAGACGGAAAGTTTCGGTCGTGGCAACGGCGTGGATCGAGTCTGGAATGAAACCGTGCTTGCAAAAAATCGATGCCTGTAAACAAATACCAAACCAGCGGTCAGTGTTTGATGAAAATTGATGGAATTCCAAGATGTCGGTCGGGGAGTGGAAGGGGCAAGAAAGAGTCGGGGACTGATGGCGTGGCGCTGCGTGCGGTTGGACagcagaggaggatgaggcgaCAGGTTGATCAAGCTGGGCTGCTGCCGGGTGCTGGGATCCTTGATTGGAGGCGTGGCAAAAAGGCTCTTTCAGCCCAGGACTGCGGACGCAGGCGCAGCAGCTCCTGCACGACACTGGCCACGACTGACTTTGCCCCTGATGGCGATGCCGACAAGAAAGCAATCAAGCCTGTCGAAAGGGGCAGGGCCAAATCCAAGATGTATCGATCGAAACGATGTCGGGTCGTAGGAGAAGGGAATCAACCGGttgaagcagcagcagcctgtcGAATATCCACGCCCCAAGCTCTGTGGCTCCAGAAGCCAAAACAGACCACCAGCACCGCCCCCGACAGGTGTGAAGATGGAAATGTGTAATCGGGTACTCACCTGAAGCAGAGAAGAGATGCCAAAAGGATACAATGTGGCAGCTCGCTCGGGCAGGCGATCGAATCGAGGGAGAGAAGTCGAAGGCGAATCCCCAAAAGCGAAGGaaaggatgaggttgatgggGAGATTGGGGATGGATGTAGGAAAGGGGAAGAGACCTCAGCGCTGGAGAAGGGGATGGGAGAGCCCGTGCCAGGCCCCCGACCGAGCCAGAGTCAGTGACCCCCAGCTCCACTGCCCGAGAGAACCCCCCCGGCCACTGCAAGGCGGGCACCTTGGGGCCAACAGCCAGTCTCTTTACAGCGAGCAACCGCTACAAGAAACAAGCGAGAGGGCGCTGAGGCCAACACACCCGACGCTGGACGCCAACCAACCCGACCCGACagtggatgggatgggatgggattgGGACGCCCAGCCTACCTGCCAGCTCTGGCTGGACCCAGCCCCAGCTTCCAAAGGGCCCAGTCCAGCCGCCAGCCAACCCGCTCTGGGACGAGGGCAGCCGGATGCAGGAGGCTAGGGGATACATGGGGCCGAGGTATCTACCCTCAGGGACTCAAGCTTGAGGGCGGCAGATGAAGGGTTCAGCCACGCACTGTAGGTGGCACTGGCTAGATGGTCAGATGCCATCTGGCTTAGCGCCCTCCGCTGCCAGACATGCAGGTGCTTTGACGTTTCTGACAGTGTGCATTGTGAGGAAAGGTTGCCTCTGCACCGTATCAAGGGGAACCTCACCAATTGGGGAGATTTACCTCCCTCTCAAGTACCTACCATCGTCCGCCCGGGTCGTCCCCATGCTCCCTACCTCGTTCTGCAATCCGATAGTTTCCCCTGTTGGCCTAGACACTCACTGACTGGCAAAAGCAATCCATGCGTCCTGTCACTTTTCTCGAGTCGCGCGAgttttcatcatcaagagaCAAACAAGAAAAGTCTACCGCCTCAGACACATGTGGATGTCGTCACCTGGACCGACATGTTAGGCTTAAACCCTAGCCATCAATCCAATCTATCGGTGAGCTGTCGCCGGTCACAGCAAGCCCCGTTCAAGTCGAGATATCCCCTTgagccttgccttgccttaGTCAGTCAAGGAGCCGGTGACTTGCCCATCTCCCACCGGGGCGCCGTTCGTCTTGACGACAGACGCCTACGGGCGCGCGCCTGTGCCCACAGGATCCTCCCCAATGGGCCATGAGGTGTGCCCCTGGTCCTCTTCTTGACTCGGCGTTGTCCACTGAGACGTCCGGTGGTGGAGTCCCCAACGGCAGGCCCGGGGTATTGCTACTTCAACCGCGGTGCAATCTCCCAGCCTCTACCCAGGTACTCCATACCCGGGCCGTCCATCATCTGcgatggatggtgatggggacGGAAGGCTGCGGGCATGCATGGGTTCAAGGTTAAAATCAGGGTGAGAGTTCAGGTTCTCGTCGAGCGGGGGCAGTCTCTTTCTGGTGGTTTATCCTCGCAAGCATCCGGGGGGCGCCTTGCAACCGGTGTGAAAGGGCACGGATCTGGACCAATTCAATTCCTCTCGACAGACCCTTTTTCATGGATTCCAGATGGATCGGCAGGTAGGACTTGTGCTTGGCATTACAACCACAGGCATTGCTACGTCGAAGCTGTGCGGCGTTGCACCAACAAAGTGCCATGCTTTTTTCTCGCGGTCTTGACCGCAACAAAACGCAAATGCCAAGGTCGTGGCCCTGAGGCTCTTTTCTGGTGCCTCTCCGCTTGAACTATTCATTATTCCTTGCATCAGTACCTACCGAGAATAGCTTGCATAGCGGCCGGATCCGTCCCATGGCCGGGGCTGCAACCAAGCACTTCGACAAGCCACAGCAACGCGCCAGAAGAGTCAAGACGTTGCTAGCACCCGTCCATCAATTTCAGTCAGGACAGCCACTCCCATCCGGCCGGCTGGGAGTGGAACTGCTCCGTTGCCCATCCAGCCGATCCGTTCCTCACCTCGCATCTACAGATTCCCTGGAGGACGAACTTCGTATCGAGCAGGGAAATCCCCTCCTTGACGGATGCAATCGAAGGCCTTGTCCTCATCGCCTGATTCATCATCTGCCATCTATCCCCATCGGGGCACGAGGCTTCAATTACCCAATAGTCCAGGACGGGAGGATGCGAGGTTGCTTACTACCCCGGCCCCAACAACAGCACCCGGCTCAGAAGAGAGATATTTCGGCCAGGGGCCCCCGCTAGAGGCGGCTCTGGCTTTGCCCCTTGTGCAGAAAACGTCCACCTCCCTCTTTCTGTATCGCGTTCCCCTCGGCGGCTAAAATGGGTGCTGCGTGTCCTGGACGGCTCGTCGCCAACGCATGAGTCTCACAAGCACCTCGTACACGCATGTGTTATGGCTAATGCACTCGCCACATTGTTCCCCAGCTCGGCCTAATTCGGATTTGCTGCCGACGTTGTATTGTCTCTGCTTATGCAGGCCAGCTAGCCAGGTCGCATGGGCACCCTCATCGATGGAATCTTGCCTGCCTTGCTTGTTGGCTGTCGATCTCAAGATTCATGTTGAGGACTCCGTCATGTTGACGCGCTGTTCTACGCTACTAGGGGCAGATTGCATAGGGAACATGCCATTAGGATGCTTCACCTCGAGACGGTCATCCATCGTGCTACCGGAACCTGGCTTTCAGTATCCGTTGCCTAGCAAGGGTGACCACTTGTCTAAGTCATTGAGCCCCCAATGGGATCAGACATTCCACTGAGACTTCCGAACTCAAACTGAACCCCGTCATAGGTGTTTACCCTGCTTTTAGTACCGTCTCTGAGCGCCTCTGATGCCAGCCGCGGGAAATCAAGATGGGCAAGCTGCTCGCTTTCGGAAATTTGAAGCTCATTTAACATTGGGTAAATCTCCGAATGGCTAGGTCATTTGGCGCTCACGAGACATGCATAGGCCCTTTTGGCCAATCATGCGCTGCATGCGGATGCCAATTTGACTTTTTGGCACAACAACAGCCAATTGTAATGCCAGATTCCCAGGTCGTTGCTCGATGAACCATTGGGATATCTTGTTATGAAGCTGGATAAAAAGCATAACCAACCATCACACCGTCTCGACCTCGGGAGTCGCGTGGGAATGGAAGCCGGCTTCATCTGACACACGCCATCCTGTTAACGCGCCCTATAGGACGCACCTGATCTAAGATTGTGCCTGGCTAGTATCACCATGAGCTAGGGTAGGGGGAGATGGGATCGGTGCTGAAGCGCGAATTTTGGGGGGGATATACGACCATGAATTATCATCCAGGTTCTCTGGATTGATGCTACGTACTCGTACGCAGGGACCTGCGAATTGAAACATCTCATGTCGGTAAACGAAAGCATAAACGGTCCTTTCGCCTATGGGCTAGAAGGTCTGTATCATTGTTGGGTGCGTCGTTTCGGTAGAGCCCCAACAGATCCCAGGGCATATATGTGCTCTATGATACTTGGCACTGGAGCTGGTAGGTCCATGTCCTGTGGCGCGAAAGGGGCAGTCGGCAGTCCACCAGTTGTGACTAGATACAATCACGAGTTTGTTTACCAGGATAATCATTGGGATATCGAGATGACGAGAAAACAGACCATCAAATAAAGACCGATGTGCATTGCagatatatatagtattGAGGCTGAAGTCGTGGCGATGCAATTTCACTTATGGATTGATGTAGGGTAGTGGTGATATGAGGTTGCAGTCCATGATCTCTCCTTCAGGGAGTTCATTATCTCCGCGTGCCCCATGGTAAATAGAGCACGAACATAGACCGACCCCCAGGTCTCTAATTCGACTTTCGCTGGACTCAATATTAAGCTGCCCGAC is a window from the Fusarium keratoplasticum isolate Fu6.1 chromosome 5, whole genome shotgun sequence genome containing:
- a CDS encoding SWR1-complex protein 4, yielding MTSSDVRDVLNLPDGSSGPRPAKKQKFSAPRPNLKGLAREVHNLGGDNPIAIVPEVTHFKKRRFASRKPAARWEMRPFKNSARGSSDLTLRHWRRKDDKPEGDSQDGQDAEGDRTDQTKEMEDSAFAKYNVQVSVPQYSDGQYQQSLQHGDWTKEETDYLLELARDFDLRWPLIWDRYEWNPPATNGEANADGDESKAIVPATRSRTLEDLKARYYEVASKMMAAQKPVQYMTQPEFALHELMAHFNPQQERLRKEFALNALTRSREEAREEESLLLEIKRILARSERFNDERRELYHRLDYPRADTDINAFKSSAGLQNLLQNLMSADKSKKRKSLMPGDGASPAPPQTAAAAAAAAAAAATQESGRRESTAASTGHRESIGPTPTPTAPNNKKGQQQQQERRKLTSQEEVLYGVTHHDRLGSGPTFRTERINKLFSHKSNQQQMRITNVLNELDVPSKLAMPTAATTHQYEMLLGAVNSLLDARKVSDKIDAEIKVEQAKKAEREKAMAPPEPEPESEKEKAEEKKDEDDAGKAAAAKSDAADKPNGEDVTSETPAGNEKKDSAEAAAPTAKGPEASTKDANEVDKDDRPGSSGAPQKRSASVLSGTSDKSAKRQKK
- a CDS encoding Casein kinase I 1, whose amino-acid sequence is MASSSSNVVGVHYRVGKKIGEGSFGVIFEGTNLLNNQQVAIKFEPRKSDAPQLRDEYRTYKILVGCPGIPNVYYFGQEGLHNILVIDLLGPSLEDLFDHCGRRFSIKTVVMVAKQMLSRVQTIHEKNLIYRDIKPDNFLIGRPGTKASSVIHVVDFGMAKQYRDPKTKQHIPYRERKSLSGTARYMSINTHLGREQSRRDDLEALGHVFLYFLRGGLPWQGLKAATNKQKYEKIGEKKQTTAIKDLAEGFPEEFNKYLTYVRNLGFEDTPDYDYLRELFTQALKTTGEVEDGEYDWMKISKDSGKGWDSKNHNAAYLHNPNVRPGPSQMELHSGHRPGNTNSHQQAQNLTVSRLNAAQPPPPSPIKQMGKQRDRPSAPGALSAQRGSGVGGLRDMATPTGSTQAQFQNSAQNLPQPRTSQQGPATQLAQPSDQPANPQPSGFQKLMKTLCCG